In Pseudomonas sp. PDM14, a genomic segment contains:
- a CDS encoding uroporphyrinogen-III C-methyltransferase produces MSETAPQISEQTPQPTLSEPTITPPAKSGTALASLALLIGLAALAAGGWSGWQLYQQQAQNAQQQARLDQASEAAQQGLQQTEKYVGQRLAGLPTADELAKQSELLVSLQGDQQRLAQSLANVLGKSREDWRLAEAEHLLRLAMLRLTALQDVSSATALVLGAGEILRAQDDPQAFAARGELIKVVEALRSLPQVDRSGLFLQLSALRGQVNDLQKLAPEYILSPEAPAKASASDSSRWDELWAKLSRYVRIDLHADQDVRPQLAGQSLAQVRLTLALALEQAQWGALNGQPEVYRQALAAARDVLATYFDADNQAVNAMQQRLAQLAEEPVTVKLPKLDVALNALQTYLKQREAAELEPTPAVESAQ; encoded by the coding sequence GTGAGCGAAACAGCCCCGCAGATCAGCGAACAAACCCCTCAGCCGACCCTCAGCGAGCCCACGATCACGCCACCTGCGAAATCGGGTACTGCTCTGGCCAGTCTGGCCCTGCTGATAGGTCTGGCGGCGTTAGCCGCAGGAGGCTGGAGCGGCTGGCAGCTGTATCAGCAGCAGGCGCAGAACGCACAGCAGCAGGCCCGGCTCGATCAGGCCAGTGAGGCTGCGCAGCAGGGCCTTCAGCAGACCGAAAAATATGTCGGTCAGCGCCTCGCCGGGCTGCCGACAGCAGATGAGCTGGCCAAACAGAGCGAGCTGCTGGTCAGCCTGCAGGGTGATCAGCAACGCCTCGCACAAAGTCTCGCCAACGTGCTGGGTAAGAGCCGTGAAGACTGGCGCCTGGCCGAGGCCGAACACCTGCTGCGCCTGGCTATGCTGCGCCTCACGGCGCTGCAGGACGTCAGCAGCGCCACCGCCTTGGTGCTGGGAGCCGGCGAGATCCTTCGCGCTCAGGATGACCCGCAGGCGTTCGCCGCTCGTGGCGAGCTGATCAAGGTGGTGGAAGCGCTGCGCAGCCTGCCACAGGTGGATCGCAGCGGCCTGTTCCTGCAGCTTTCCGCCCTGCGCGGGCAGGTCAACGACCTGCAGAAGCTCGCCCCCGAATACATCCTGTCGCCGGAAGCGCCGGCCAAGGCCAGTGCCAGCGACAGCAGTCGCTGGGACGAGCTGTGGGCCAAACTGTCGCGCTATGTGCGCATCGATCTGCATGCCGATCAGGACGTGCGTCCCCAACTCGCCGGGCAGAGTCTGGCGCAGGTGCGCCTGACCCTGGCGCTGGCCCTGGAGCAGGCGCAGTGGGGCGCGCTGAATGGCCAGCCCGAGGTCTACCGCCAGGCGCTGGCCGCGGCGCGTGATGTGCTCGCGACCTACTTCGACGCCGACAATCAGGCAGTCAACGCCATGCAGCAGCGCTTAGCTCAACTCGCCGAGGAGCCCGTCACGGTCAAACTGCCGAAACTGGACGTGGCGCTGAACGCCCTGCAGACCTACCTCAAGCAGCGCGAGGCGGCCGAGCTGGAGCCGACACCTGCGGTGGAGAGCGCGCAATGA
- a CDS encoding FKBP-type peptidyl-prolyl cis-trans isomerase, which translates to MLRCSLLLLGLFPLLLSAAPQQDDLAYAMGARLGERLRGEVPDLPLDQLLLGLRQAYQNEALRLSPEQVERLLAAHEQARINDVDSQRRNAQRRFLVNEKAKPGMHELEGGVLVQELRAGQGRQPDPRSRVRVQYRGELADGSLFDQSEGPQWFRLNSLIKGWQTALREMRVGAKWRVVIPAEQAYGSAGAGDLIPPDAALVFEVELMDVAD; encoded by the coding sequence ATGTTGCGCTGCTCACTGCTCCTGCTTGGCCTGTTTCCGCTGCTGCTTTCGGCCGCGCCGCAACAGGATGATCTGGCCTACGCAATGGGCGCTCGCCTGGGCGAACGACTGCGTGGAGAAGTCCCCGATCTGCCGCTCGACCAGTTACTGCTGGGCCTGCGCCAGGCTTACCAGAACGAGGCGCTGCGGCTGTCGCCCGAGCAGGTCGAACGGCTGCTCGCAGCGCATGAACAAGCCCGCATCAACGACGTCGACAGCCAGCGTCGCAATGCTCAGCGCCGTTTCCTGGTCAACGAGAAAGCCAAACCGGGCATGCACGAACTGGAAGGCGGTGTGCTGGTACAGGAGCTACGCGCCGGCCAGGGGCGCCAACCCGACCCACGCAGCCGGGTGCGCGTGCAGTACCGCGGCGAGCTGGCCGACGGCAGCCTGTTCGATCAGAGCGAGGGGCCGCAGTGGTTCCGCCTCAACAGCCTGATCAAGGGCTGGCAGACGGCGCTGCGAGAGATGCGCGTAGGGGCGAAATGGCGGGTGGTGATACCGGCCGAGCAGGCCTACGGGAGCGCCGGTGCCGGCGACCTGATTCCGCCGGATGCCGCGCTGGTGTTCGAGGTGGAGCTGATGGACGTGGCCGACTGA
- the hemC gene encoding hydroxymethylbilane synthase → MMSREIRIATRKSALALWQAEYVKARLEQAHPGLQVSLVPMVSRGDKLLDAPLAKIGGKGLFVKELETALLENEADIAVHSMKDVPMDFPAGLGLFCICEREDPRDAFVSNTYASLDELPSGSVVGTSSLRRQAQLLARRPDLKIQFLRGNVNTRLAKLDAGEYDAIILAAAGLIRLGFEGRIRSSISVEHSLPAGGQGAVGIECRSADSEIHALLAPLHHRDTALRVTAERALNKHLNGGCQVPIACYAILENDQLWLRGLVGQPDGGLLLRAEARADSVDAERLGVQVAEALLEQGAAGILAAVYGEAGGE, encoded by the coding sequence ATCATGTCCCGCGAAATCCGCATTGCTACCCGCAAGAGTGCCCTGGCCCTGTGGCAGGCCGAATACGTCAAGGCGCGCCTGGAACAGGCGCATCCCGGCCTTCAGGTGAGCCTGGTGCCGATGGTCAGCCGTGGTGACAAGCTGCTCGATGCGCCCCTGGCGAAAATCGGCGGCAAGGGCCTGTTCGTCAAGGAGCTGGAAACCGCCCTGCTGGAGAATGAGGCGGACATCGCCGTTCATTCGATGAAGGATGTGCCGATGGATTTTCCCGCCGGCCTGGGTCTGTTCTGCATCTGCGAGCGTGAAGACCCGCGCGATGCCTTCGTTTCCAACACCTACGCCAGCCTCGACGAGTTGCCGTCCGGCAGCGTGGTCGGCACCTCCAGCCTGCGTCGTCAGGCCCAGCTGCTGGCGCGCCGGCCGGACCTGAAAATCCAGTTCCTGCGCGGCAACGTCAACACTCGCCTGGCCAAGCTGGATGCCGGCGAGTACGACGCGATCATCCTCGCCGCCGCCGGCCTGATTCGCCTCGGTTTCGAGGGCCGTATCCGCTCTTCGATCAGCGTCGAACACAGCCTGCCCGCCGGTGGCCAGGGTGCGGTCGGCATCGAGTGCCGCAGTGCCGACAGCGAGATCCATGCCCTGCTCGCACCGCTGCACCATCGTGATACCGCCCTGCGAGTGACCGCCGAGCGCGCACTGAACAAGCACCTCAATGGTGGCTGCCAGGTGCCGATCGCCTGCTACGCAATACTCGAAAATGACCAACTGTGGCTACGCGGCCTGGTCGGCCAGCCCGATGGTGGCTTGCTGCTGCGCGCCGAAGCCCGTGCCGATTCGGTGGATGCCGAGCGACTCGGCGTACAGGTTGCCGAGGCGCTGCTGGAGCAGGGCGCGGCGGGCATCCTGGCGGCGGTCTACGGCGAAGCGGGCGGCGAGTGA
- a CDS encoding DUF3833 domain-containing protein — MRILIVTLLVLLAGCAGPDIRQYAAQQPRLHVPDYLNGKLEAWGMFQDRSGDVVKRFHVVMNASWADEVGTLDEHFTYSDGTTQTRVWTLRPQADGSWRGTAADVIGEAVGDVSGNTLHWHYQLLLDVEDDQYVVDMDDWMFLMDERVLLNRTRMSKWGVHLGDLTIGFYKPAK, encoded by the coding sequence ATGCGCATCCTGATCGTGACCCTGCTGGTGCTACTGGCCGGCTGCGCTGGCCCGGACATTCGCCAGTACGCCGCGCAGCAGCCGCGGCTGCATGTGCCTGACTACCTGAATGGAAAGCTGGAAGCCTGGGGCATGTTCCAGGATCGCTCCGGCGATGTGGTCAAGCGCTTCCACGTAGTCATGAACGCCAGTTGGGCAGACGAGGTCGGCACCCTCGACGAGCATTTCACCTACAGCGACGGTACCACCCAGACGCGTGTCTGGACGCTGCGCCCGCAGGCCGACGGCAGCTGGCGCGGCACCGCGGCGGACGTGATCGGCGAGGCGGTGGGTGACGTTTCCGGCAACACCCTGCACTGGCATTACCAGCTGCTGCTGGATGTCGAAGACGACCAATACGTGGTCGACATGGACGACTGGATGTTCCTCATGGACGAGCGCGTGCTGCTCAATCGCACGCGCATGTCGAAGTGGGGCGTGCACCTGGGCGATCTCACCATCGGTTTCTACAAACCGGCGAAATAG
- a CDS encoding disulfide bond formation protein B gives MALAAPRRLFLLAFAGCLGMLGGALYLEHVVGLEPCPMCIVQRICVVLFALVCLIAALHGPVRLGRALYGVLALLFAALGALTAGRQVWLQSVPPEQLSACMPSLEFMLDALPLQDIVRLIFHGTAACAEVNWTLFGMSLPEWSLLAFVGMILLSLFQILRRS, from the coding sequence ATGGCCCTGGCCGCGCCGCGTAGGCTGTTCCTGCTCGCTTTTGCCGGCTGCCTCGGCATGCTCGGCGGTGCTTTGTACCTGGAGCACGTGGTCGGTTTGGAACCCTGCCCGATGTGCATCGTGCAGCGTATCTGCGTGGTGCTGTTCGCGCTGGTCTGCCTGATCGCGGCGTTGCATGGGCCGGTACGTCTCGGGCGTGCACTGTACGGCGTGCTGGCGTTGCTCTTCGCCGCACTCGGAGCGCTCACGGCAGGCCGCCAGGTGTGGCTGCAGAGCGTGCCGCCCGAACAGCTCAGTGCCTGCATGCCGAGCCTGGAGTTCATGCTCGATGCCTTGCCGCTGCAGGATATCGTGCGGCTGATCTTTCACGGCACGGCCGCCTGCGCGGAGGTCAACTGGACCCTGTTCGGCATGAGCCTGCCCGAGTGGAGCCTGCTGGCCTTCGTCGGCATGATCCTTCTGAGTCTGTTCCAGATACTGCGCCGCAGCTGA
- the rsd gene encoding sigma D regulator, whose amino-acid sequence MLESCQNAQERWGGVNQLIDRWLQERQELVRAFGGLSETSEIATQDLQRFCEILVDYVSAGHFEVYEQLTVEAKAFGDQRGLELAKQIYPRIEAITEVALAFNDRCDSGDCRDTVSLSAEIKRLGQLLHERFELEDCLIEVLHNAHQQQALATS is encoded by the coding sequence ATGCTCGAGAGCTGCCAGAACGCCCAGGAACGTTGGGGTGGAGTAAACCAGCTGATCGACCGCTGGCTTCAGGAACGCCAAGAGCTGGTACGTGCCTTTGGCGGCCTCAGTGAGACCTCCGAGATCGCTACCCAGGACCTGCAGCGCTTTTGCGAGATCCTCGTCGACTACGTGTCGGCCGGGCATTTCGAGGTCTACGAGCAACTGACCGTTGAAGCCAAGGCTTTCGGCGACCAGCGTGGTCTGGAACTGGCCAAGCAGATCTACCCGCGCATCGAAGCCATCACCGAAGTGGCGCTGGCCTTCAACGATCGGTGTGACAGCGGTGACTGCCGTGACACGGTGTCGCTGAGTGCCGAGATCAAACGCCTCGGGCAGCTGTTGCACGAGCGCTTCGAGCTGGAAGACTGCCTCATCGAAGTGCTGCACAACGCGCACCAGCAACAGGCGCTCGCTACGTCCTGA
- a CDS encoding sensor histidine kinase — protein MRIKWFNGGRALARSDDFFLPELCLPEALLSLVLLAELLVLVLVLAEPMQPGFNWVRLALTSLFVQWIVLLSAALLCRLRPLLAHLRSALAGTLCCAVVVGLTLVCTAVADYYELGGPLPRSGEVNLYLRHALISMIMSALLLRYFYLQSQWRRQEQAELKARIESLQARIRPHFLFNSLNSIASLVVIDPIKAEQAVLDLSDLFRASLAKPGTLVPWSEELELARRYLSIEQYRLGERLQLDWQVDAIPDDLPIPQLTLQPLLENALIYGIQPRIEGGLVEVKAQYENGVFQLCVSNPYDEGVEQKPSRGTQQALVNIDARIAALFGPRASLSVDRRDGRHFTCLRYPCARLTQEARAI, from the coding sequence ATGCGTATCAAATGGTTCAACGGCGGGCGTGCGCTCGCCCGCAGCGACGATTTCTTCCTGCCCGAGCTGTGCCTGCCCGAGGCGCTGCTGAGCCTGGTGCTGCTCGCCGAGTTGCTGGTGCTGGTGCTGGTATTGGCCGAGCCGATGCAGCCGGGTTTCAACTGGGTGCGCCTGGCGCTGACGTCGCTGTTCGTGCAATGGATCGTGCTGCTTTCGGCAGCGCTGCTGTGTCGTCTGCGCCCGCTGCTGGCGCACCTACGCTCCGCGCTCGCCGGCACGCTGTGCTGCGCGGTGGTGGTTGGCCTGACGCTGGTCTGCACCGCCGTGGCGGATTACTACGAACTCGGCGGGCCGCTGCCGCGCAGTGGCGAGGTCAATCTGTACCTGCGCCATGCGCTGATCAGCATGATCATGTCGGCCCTGCTGCTGCGCTATTTCTACCTGCAGAGCCAGTGGCGTCGGCAGGAGCAGGCCGAGCTGAAGGCGCGCATCGAATCCCTGCAGGCGAGAATTCGTCCGCATTTCTTGTTCAACAGCCTGAACAGCATCGCCAGCCTGGTGGTCATAGACCCTATCAAGGCCGAACAGGCGGTGCTCGATCTCTCCGACCTGTTCCGCGCCAGCCTGGCCAAGCCCGGCACGCTGGTGCCGTGGAGCGAAGAACTGGAGCTGGCGCGAAGATATCTGTCGATCGAGCAATACCGGCTCGGCGAACGACTACAGTTGGACTGGCAGGTGGACGCAATACCGGATGATTTGCCGATCCCGCAACTGACCTTGCAGCCGCTGCTGGAGAATGCCCTGATCTATGGCATCCAGCCGCGGATCGAAGGCGGGTTGGTCGAGGTGAAGGCGCAGTATGAAAACGGGGTGTTCCAGCTCTGTGTGAGCAACCCCTATGACGAAGGCGTCGAACAGAAGCCTTCGCGTGGTACACAACAGGCGTTGGTGAACATAGATGCGCGAATTGCGGCACTTTTTGGGCCGCGCGCGAGTCTCAGCGTGGATCGCCGTGACGGGCGCCACTTCACCTGTCTACGCTATCCTTGTGCGAGACTCACGCAGGAAGCCAGAGCAATATGA
- a CDS encoding LytR/AlgR family response regulator transcription factor, with protein sequence MNVLIVDDEPLARDRLSRLVGELDGCRVLEPAASNGEEALTLIDSLKPDVVLLDIRMPGLDGLQVAAKLCEREAPPAVIFCTAHDEFALEAFQVSAVGYLVKPVRPEALAEALKKAERPNRVQLAALTRPAAANGAGPRSHISARTRKGIELIPLEHVIFFIADHKYVTLRHEGGEVLLDEPLKALEDEFGDRFVRIHRNALVARERIERLQRTPLGHFQLYLKGMGGEALTVSRRHVAGVRKLMHNL encoded by the coding sequence ATGAATGTGCTGATCGTCGATGACGAACCCCTTGCCCGCGACCGCCTGAGCCGATTGGTCGGCGAACTCGACGGCTGTCGTGTCCTCGAGCCTGCAGCCAGCAACGGCGAAGAGGCGCTGACCCTGATCGACAGCCTGAAACCGGATGTCGTGCTGCTGGACATCCGCATGCCCGGCCTTGATGGCCTGCAGGTGGCAGCCAAGCTGTGCGAGCGCGAAGCGCCGCCGGCGGTGATCTTCTGCACCGCGCATGACGAATTTGCCCTTGAGGCGTTCCAGGTCAGTGCTGTGGGTTACCTGGTCAAGCCGGTACGCCCCGAAGCCTTGGCCGAGGCGCTGAAGAAGGCCGAGCGACCCAATCGCGTGCAGCTCGCCGCGCTCACTCGCCCGGCGGCCGCCAACGGTGCCGGCCCGCGCAGCCACATCAGCGCGCGGACACGTAAAGGCATCGAGCTGATTCCCCTGGAACACGTGATCTTCTTCATCGCCGACCACAAGTACGTGACCTTGCGCCACGAGGGGGGGGAGGTGCTGCTCGACGAACCGCTGAAGGCACTGGAAGACGAATTCGGTGACCGTTTCGTGCGCATCCACCGCAATGCCCTGGTTGCCCGCGAGCGCATCGAGCGTCTGCAGCGTACGCCGCTCGGGCACTTTCAGCTCTACCTCAAGGGCATGGGTGGCGAAGCGTTGACCGTCAGCCGCCGGCATGTCGCCGGTGTACGCAAGCTGATGCACAACCTCTAG
- a CDS encoding heme biosynthesis HemY N-terminal domain-containing protein: MIRAFLYVLLVVAAAAALGMAVVEHSGYVLIAWKGLRYESSLWVFLLLIAAALLLLWATRWLLRLLFVSGGVVNPWSRRNHGRRQQQAADKGMLELAEGRWEPALRHLQLAAEGEHQPLLHYLGAARAANKLGRHEQSDALLERALERQPQAELAIALTHAELQEARGETDAALETVQVMHERYPQHPQVLRHLLRLLHLRGDWSALLGLLPALRKSRALSGDELTTIERQVWRERLIVAGASGLNEGETTLQPLTRAWQQLSSAQRNEPELLLAYAEQLRVLGAEEEAEEVVRKALKQQYDAGLVDLYGLLRGRDPARQLQTAEGLLKAHPQDPLLLRCLGRLCLQNSLWGKAREYLEISLQFSRNAQTCAELARLLAHLGDVQQSNRLFQESFDLLDQRLPNLPLPVPAGS, encoded by the coding sequence ATGATCCGGGCCTTCCTCTATGTGCTGCTGGTGGTGGCTGCTGCCGCCGCGCTTGGCATGGCCGTGGTCGAGCACAGTGGCTACGTGCTTATCGCCTGGAAGGGCCTGCGCTACGAGTCCAGCCTGTGGGTGTTCCTGCTGCTGATCGCTGCAGCCTTGTTGCTGCTCTGGGCCACGCGCTGGCTCTTGCGTCTGTTGTTCGTTTCCGGTGGCGTGGTCAACCCGTGGTCGCGCCGCAATCACGGACGACGTCAGCAACAGGCTGCCGACAAGGGCATGTTGGAGCTGGCCGAGGGTCGTTGGGAGCCAGCCCTGCGTCACCTGCAGTTGGCGGCCGAGGGCGAGCACCAGCCATTGCTGCACTACCTTGGCGCTGCGCGTGCCGCGAACAAGCTGGGTCGGCACGAGCAAAGTGATGCTCTGCTCGAGCGTGCCCTGGAGCGTCAGCCTCAGGCCGAGCTGGCCATTGCCCTGACCCATGCCGAGCTGCAGGAGGCTCGCGGAGAAACTGATGCTGCTCTGGAGACGGTTCAGGTCATGCATGAGCGCTACCCACAGCATCCGCAGGTGCTGCGTCACCTGCTGCGCCTTTTGCACCTGCGGGGCGACTGGTCGGCACTCCTGGGGCTATTGCCGGCATTGCGCAAGAGCAGGGCACTGAGTGGCGATGAGTTGACCACGATCGAGCGTCAGGTCTGGCGTGAGCGGCTGATTGTGGCGGGCGCCAGTGGTCTGAACGAAGGTGAGACCACTCTGCAGCCATTGACCCGCGCCTGGCAGCAACTCTCTTCGGCGCAGCGCAACGAGCCAGAATTGTTGCTGGCCTATGCCGAGCAGCTGCGCGTGCTGGGAGCCGAGGAGGAGGCCGAGGAGGTCGTGCGCAAGGCTCTCAAGCAACAGTACGACGCCGGCCTGGTTGACCTTTATGGCCTGCTGCGCGGACGTGATCCGGCGCGTCAGCTGCAGACCGCCGAAGGCCTGCTCAAGGCCCATCCGCAGGACCCGCTGCTACTGCGCTGCCTGGGCCGCCTGTGTCTGCAGAACAGTTTGTGGGGCAAGGCCCGCGAGTACTTGGAGATCAGCCTGCAGTTCTCCCGCAACGCGCAGACCTGTGCCGAGCTTGCGCGCTTGCTGGCCCATCTGGGCGACGTGCAACAGAGCAATCGGCTGTTCCAGGAAAGCTTCGACCTGCTCGATCAACGTCTGCCCAACCTGCCGCTACCTGTACCGGCAGGCAGTTGA
- a CDS encoding uroporphyrinogen-III synthase: MTGWRLLLTRPAAENQALAATLQARGMHSASLPLMEIEALAETEQQRARALDLASYQAVVVVSKPAARLGLDLFARHWPQLPAHLRWFSVGAGTAQVLQVQGLLVSFPAQGDDSEALLGLPSLQGLFDGPPPRVLILRGEGGRELLAQTLRERGASVDYLELYRRVLPSHTAGTLRRVLHMERLNAVLVSSAQGLEHLCQLAAADWAQIAELPLLVPSPRVAELARAAGARHVIDCRGASAAAVLAALETHPAPTL, from the coding sequence GTGACGGGCTGGCGCCTGCTGCTGACCCGTCCGGCTGCCGAGAACCAGGCGCTTGCCGCGACGTTGCAGGCGCGGGGCATGCACAGCGCCAGCCTGCCGCTGATGGAGATCGAGGCGCTGGCTGAGACTGAGCAGCAGCGCGCGCGGGCACTCGACCTGGCGAGTTATCAAGCGGTGGTCGTGGTCAGCAAGCCGGCGGCGCGCCTGGGTCTCGACCTGTTCGCCCGCCACTGGCCGCAGCTGCCGGCGCACCTGCGCTGGTTCAGCGTTGGCGCCGGCACCGCACAGGTTCTGCAGGTACAGGGCCTGCTGGTCAGCTTCCCGGCGCAGGGTGACGACAGCGAGGCGTTGCTCGGCCTGCCGTCGTTGCAGGGCCTGTTCGACGGCCCGCCACCGCGGGTACTCATCCTGCGCGGTGAGGGCGGCCGTGAACTGCTCGCACAGACCTTGCGCGAGCGCGGTGCCAGCGTCGACTATCTGGAACTCTACCGTCGGGTGCTGCCAAGCCATACAGCCGGGACGTTGCGGCGCGTGCTGCACATGGAACGTCTCAACGCCGTGCTGGTCAGCAGTGCTCAGGGCCTGGAACATCTGTGCCAGCTGGCTGCGGCCGACTGGGCACAGATTGCCGAGCTACCCTTGCTGGTGCCCAGCCCGCGCGTGGCCGAATTGGCCCGCGCCGCCGGTGCACGGCATGTTATCGATTGTCGCGGCGCGAGTGCTGCGGCTGTTCTGGCGGCCTTGGAGACACACCCGGCGCCGACCCTCTGA
- the argH gene encoding argininosuccinate lyase encodes MSTEKTNQSWGGRFSEPVDAFVARFTASVEFDKRLYRHDIMGSIAHATMLAKVGVLTADERDAIENGLKDIQGEIEAGTFDWRVDLEDVHMNIEARLTDRIGVTGKKLHTGRSRNDQVATDIRLWLRDEIDLILAEVTRLQQGLLGLAEAEADTIMPGFTHLQTAQPVTFGHHLLAWFEMLSRDHERLVDCRKRVNRMPLGSAALAGTTYPIQRELTAELLGFDAVGGNSLDGVSDRDFAIEFCAAASLAMMHLSRFSEELVLWTSAQFQFIDLPDRFCTGSSIMPQKKNPDVPELVRGKSGRVFGALMGLLTLMKGQPLAYNKDNQEDKEPLFDAADTLRDSLRAFADMVPAIKPKREMMREAARRGFSTATDLADYLVRKGLPFRDCHEIVGHAVKYGVESGKDLAEMTLAELRQFSDQIGDDVFAVLTLEGSVNARNHIGGTAPNQVREAVVRGKALLATR; translated from the coding sequence ATGAGCACCGAAAAAACCAACCAGTCCTGGGGCGGCCGCTTCAGCGAGCCGGTCGATGCCTTCGTCGCCCGCTTCACCGCATCCGTCGAATTCGACAAACGCTTGTACCGTCACGACATCATGGGTTCGATCGCCCACGCCACCATGCTGGCCAAGGTCGGCGTGCTCACCGCCGACGAACGCGATGCGATCGAGAACGGGCTGAAGGACATCCAGGGCGAGATCGAGGCCGGCACCTTCGACTGGCGCGTCGACCTGGAGGACGTGCACATGAACATCGAGGCGCGCCTGACCGACCGCATCGGTGTCACCGGCAAGAAGCTGCACACCGGGCGCTCGCGCAACGACCAGGTGGCCACCGACATTCGCCTGTGGCTGCGTGACGAGATCGACCTGATCCTTGCCGAAGTCACCCGCCTGCAGCAGGGCCTGCTCGGCCTCGCCGAAGCCGAAGCGGACACCATCATGCCCGGCTTCACCCACCTGCAGACCGCGCAACCGGTGACCTTCGGCCACCACCTGCTGGCCTGGTTCGAGATGCTCTCGCGTGATCACGAGCGCCTGGTCGACTGCCGCAAGCGGGTCAACCGCATGCCACTGGGCAGCGCCGCCCTGGCCGGCACCACCTACCCGATCCAGCGCGAGCTGACCGCCGAGCTGCTCGGTTTCGACGCCGTGGGCGGCAACTCGCTGGACGGCGTGTCCGACCGTGACTTCGCCATCGAATTCTGCGCTGCCGCCTCGCTGGCGATGATGCACCTGTCGCGCTTCTCCGAAGAGCTGGTGCTGTGGACCTCCGCGCAGTTCCAGTTCATCGACCTGCCGGATCGCTTCTGCACCGGCTCCTCGATCATGCCGCAGAAGAAAAACCCCGACGTGCCCGAGCTGGTACGCGGCAAATCCGGCCGCGTGTTCGGCGCGCTGATGGGACTGCTGACCCTGATGAAGGGCCAGCCGCTGGCCTACAACAAGGACAACCAGGAAGACAAGGAACCACTGTTCGACGCCGCCGACACCCTGCGTGATTCGCTGCGCGCGTTCGCCGACATGGTGCCGGCGATCAAACCCAAGCGCGAGATGATGCGCGAAGCGGCGCGCCGCGGTTTCTCCACGGCCACCGACCTCGCCGACTACCTGGTGCGCAAGGGCCTGCCGTTCCGCGACTGCCACGAGATCGTCGGCCACGCGGTGAAGTACGGCGTCGAATCGGGCAAGGACCTGGCCGAGATGACCCTGGCCGAACTGCGCCAGTTCAGCGACCAGATCGGCGACGACGTGTTCGCCGTGCTGACCCTGGAAGGCTCGGTCAATGCGCGCAACCACATCGGCGGCACAGCACCGAACCAGGTGCGTGAAGCCGTGGTCCGCGGCAAAGCCCTACTCGCCACCCGCTGA
- a CDS encoding AlgP family protein, with product MPTNNKKAVTTPLHLLQQLTGSLLDHLEKACSQALTDAEALLTKLEKQRGKAQTKLHESRSKLQEAAKAGKNKAQNKAKSAIAELEELLDNLKTRQTETRNYIVQLKRDAQESLKLAQGVGKVREAAAKVLTTRGTAKPVAKPASKPAAKKPVAAAKPATRVAAKPAAKPTAKPASKVAAKPAAKAPVKAAAKPAASKPASAAKPAAAKPAVKAPAKPATKKPATAAKPVSKATAAKPVAAKPAAKPAAKPAAKPAAKAPAKPASAAAKPAASKAPVKAAAKPVVAKPAAKPAAKPAAKPVAKAPVKPASKPAAKPAVKKPVAAKPVASKPAAAPAAPAAAPSAAPSTGNGSTPPSGV from the coding sequence ATGCCGACCAACAATAAGAAGGCCGTTACCACCCCTTTGCACCTGCTCCAGCAACTCACCGGCAGCTTGCTCGACCATCTGGAAAAAGCCTGTTCGCAGGCCCTCACCGATGCCGAGGCTCTGCTGACCAAGCTGGAAAAGCAGCGTGGCAAGGCGCAGACAAAACTGCACGAGTCGCGCAGCAAATTGCAGGAAGCGGCCAAGGCCGGCAAGAACAAAGCGCAGAACAAAGCCAAGTCGGCGATCGCCGAACTGGAAGAGCTGCTCGACAACCTCAAGACCCGTCAGACCGAGACCCGCAACTACATCGTCCAGCTCAAGCGTGATGCTCAGGAAAGCCTGAAGCTCGCCCAGGGCGTGGGCAAGGTACGTGAAGCGGCGGCCAAGGTGCTGACCACGCGCGGCACCGCCAAGCCAGTGGCCAAACCGGCCAGCAAACCGGCAGCGAAGAAGCCTGTAGCTGCCGCCAAACCCGCGACCAGGGTGGCTGCCAAGCCAGCGGCCAAACCGACAGCCAAGCCGGCCAGCAAGGTCGCGGCGAAACCTGCGGCGAAGGCACCGGTGAAGGCTGCGGCCAAACCGGCAGCGAGCAAGCCCGCCAGCGCAGCCAAGCCGGCAGCGGCCAAACCCGCGGTGAAAGCACCGGCCAAACCGGCCACGAAGAAGCCGGCCACTGCGGCCAAGCCAGTCAGTAAAGCGACTGCTGCCAAACCGGTTGCCGCCAAGCCCGCTGCGAAACCAGCCGCCAAGCCTGCAGCCAAACCGGCCGCCAAGGCGCCAGCCAAGCCCGCCAGCGCCGCTGCGAAGCCGGCAGCCAGCAAGGCTCCAGTCAAGGCAGCGGCCAAGCCTGTTGTGGCCAAGCCTGCTGCAAAACCTGCAGCCAAACCCGCTGCGAAGCCGGTAGCCAAGGCCCCCGTCAAACCGGCGAGCAAGCCAGCGGCCAAGCCTGCGGTGAAGAAGCCTGTTGCGGCCAAGCCGGTTGCCAGCAAACCCGCTGCTGCACCTGCCGCTCCGGCAGCAGCGCCAAGCGCCGCACCGTCGACCGGCAATGGCAGCACGCCACCGAGCGGCGTCTAA